ACTTGCTTCCGAGAACCTAGTTCCTGAATTTATAACAATAGATATTGCTCATGGTCATTCTAATGCTGTAATCAGAATGATTAAGCATATTAAACAGCATTTGCCTGCAAGCTTTGTTATTGCTGGTAATGTTGGTACACCAGAAGCTGTCAGAGAGCTGGAGAATGCAGGAGCTGATGCAACTAAGGTTGGTATCGGACCTGGTAAAGTATGTATTACAAAAATTAAAACAGGCTTTGGAACTGGCGGCTGGCAACTAGCAGCACTTCGCTGGTGTGCAAAGGCTGCGAGCAAACCAATTATCGCTGACGGCGGTATCCGCACACATGGGGATATTGCGAAATCCGTTCGATTTGGTGCTTCCATGGTCATGATTGGTTCCCTTTTTGCTGGTCATGAGGAATCTCCTGGAGAAACGTTTGAAAAAGACGGAAAGCTTTTCAAAGAGTATTTTGGATCTGCTTCTGAATTCCAAAAAGGCGAAAAGAAAAACGTTGAAGGCAAAAAAATGTATGTAGAGCATAAAGGTTCCCTGCAGGATACATTAATCGAAATGGAGCAAGACTTGCAGTCTTCTATTTCTTATGCTGGCGGAAAGAAACTGGATGCCATCCGCAATGTTGATTATGTTATTGTAAAAAACTCCATCTTTAACGGAGACAAAGTTTATTAATAAAGAGAGCAAGCTGTCGTTAAGACGCTTGCTCTTTTAATTTACAAAAGTTTCACATGAAACATTCCTCGCCGCTTTTCGACAGGCATTAGCATCCTTCTCCCCCTTGCACATCACAACACTTCCAATTATTACAATCACCTAAAATTTAGTATGCAACGCCAAGGAAATCTTATAAGATGAAGAAAGGAAAAGCTACTTATCAGTATTGCTTTCACAAGTTTATCAAGGAGTTACATTATGGAAAGACAAAATACAATTCCTTTATTAAGTTTTACTTTTACTCTGCTTATTACTGTTATCTATTATATCTGGTTGTATTTATTTCAGGAAAATCAATCTGTACTGACATGGGGAGCAAACATTCTCTGTGTGTTAGGCAGCTGTGCCGCATCCTTATGGCTTTTACATGCTGCCAAAAGAAGCGAACAGCCTGTAAAAACGTTTTGGTATTTGCTGTTCATCGGAAATATGAGCTATATGCTTTCAGAGGTTTCTTGGTTTTTCCAAGAAAACATTCTTAAGCAGGAAATTCCATTTCCAAGCTTTTTGGATGTTCTTTATTTTATACAGGTTCTTGCCTTCTTTGGCGCATTTTTATATCATCTATCACTAGTCAAAAGAAAATTGCAGGTTGCCCGGTTTTTATTTGATGTTGCTATTTTAATGACTGTTGCATTTACTTTCAGCTGGCATTTTATCATTAGCCCTATTATTAATTCAGCACAAATGTCACATTTTGCTTTAGCAATAACACTAGCATACCCGATCGGTGATTTAGCTGTTTTAGCTGGAGTCATTCTCGTACTGTTCGGTCCAAAGTCGTTTCTTTCCGGTCAGAGCATTTTTTTTATTTTGACAGGATTAATAATTTATATTTTGGCAGACAGCTGGTATTTCTATTTACAATATCATGATAGCTATCAATCTGGGGATTTTGTTGATCCATTATTCTTGTTAGGTACACTGCTTGTCGGATTTACTGGCAATTTATATAGAAATGCTCCGCAGAAAAAGATAGAAGTACGAAAAAGTAATTTCATGCAGCGGGATGTTCTTCGCACAGCCATGCCATATGTTAATGTCATCATCTTGTTTATTTTTATGATTACAAATTCAGAAGGCATGGACGCATTAACAATTGGGACAAGCGTTTCCATTCTGCTTGTTCTATTAAGACAAATCCTGATTATCACGGAAAACAGACGGCTTGTTAACAGCCTTTATGAACAAACAGAAAAGGCTGAATTAAATAAACAGCATTATCAATCTCTTTTTGATTACCATCCAGATGCTGCCTTTTCTATGGACTTAGATGGAAACTTTGTGAGCGTGAATAATGCTGGGACAAGAATGCTTGGAATGGCAAATGAAAATATTAAAGGCTTGGCTAGCACAACATTCTTAATGTCGAAGGAAGACGAAATTCTAAAACATTATGAAAAGGTGCGAAAAGGCATTCCTCAAGTTTATGAAGTTGCCATCAATAGCCAATATGGTCATGGTTATTACAGCATCACTAATATTCCCATTGTCGTAAAAAATAAGATTGTCGGTATCTTTGGCATCGGCAGAGATATTACTGCATTCAAAAAAAACGAGGCAAAAATTCAGTTTCTTGCTTTTCATGATCCATTGACAGGCTTGGCAAATAGAGCAAGATTTGAGTCCTATCTCCTTGAGGCAATCGAAAAAGCACAGGAAAGGAAGGAACAGCTTGCAGTCATATTTGTCGACTTAGATAAGTTCAAAAGCATCAATGATACTTTAGGGCATGATATTGGCGATAAACTCTTACTCTCTGTAGCAAGCAGAATTAAGAACAGTCTTCCCCTGGCAGATCTGGCAGCTAGACAAGGCGGCGATGAATTTACTATTGTCCTAAAAGAAACAACTAAAGAGAGTGCAGAGCAATACGTTAAGGAGCTGCTAAAATCATTAAAGCTCCCTCATGATATCAACGGCCACCAGCTCATAAGTACACCAAGCATTGGGGTCGCCCTCTACCCTGATCATGGCACGACTTCTGTTGAATTAATGAAAAAAGCAGACACAGCAATGTATCAAGTAAAAGAGAACGGCAAAGGCTGTTATTTATTTTATTCTGATGCAGCAAAAGCTTATACGAGAAAACTGTTATTAGAAAAGGATATGCCTTATGCTTTAGAGAACAAGGAGTTTTTCCTTCATTATCAACCATTAATGGATTTATCTGCAGGAAAAATTACTGGCACAGAGGCGCTCATCCGCTGGAAGCACCCACAGCTTGGTCTGTTGCTGCCAGGTGAATTTATCCCAATCGCTGAAGAGTCAGGCTTTATACACAAACTCGGTGCATGGGTGTTAATGGAGGCTTGCAAACAAGCAAAAAAATGGCATGATAAAGGCTACTATCTAAAAATGGGAGTTAACCTTTCTCCGAAACAATTTTATCAGGAAAATCTTTTGACCAATGTAGAACAAGCATTAGCTATCTCTAAATTAGATTCCTCCTTTTTAGATTTAGAGATCACAGAACAAACTGCTATTAATAATTTACAAGCAGTTCTGCCTAAACTACATGCATTAAAAGCATTAGGTGTAACTATCTCTATTGATGATTTTGGGACAGGCTATTCCTCCCTTTCCTATCTAGCTGAGTTTCCAATTAATACAGTGAAAATTGCAAAAGAGTTCATAAATAAGCTCGAGGAAAATAAATCTAAGGAAACCATTATCTCTTCCATTGTTGATCTTGCACAAAACTTAAACTTAGATGTACTTGCAGAAGGTGTAGAAGAAGTAAATCAAGCATTGCTTCTGAAATCAATTAATTGCCATGCAATGCAAGGCTATCTTTTCGGAAGACCTTGTGGAAGCAGTGAAATGGAAGATTTGCTAAACAGGCAGCCTGATTTATCTATAAGTGACTGATTCACCAGAGGACTGGGAATTAAGTATGTAAAGCGAATGGCTGGAGCGCAATGAAACGAACTAATTTTAAAGCCATATTCTATTTAGTCACAAGCTTCATTTTTTAAATTTAGCTGTAATTTTATTATTCGTATTTCGATAGGCTATATTTTATTTTGTCTCAAGCCTTTTTGTTATAGTTCTATTTGTTTTATACTTAAAAGCAAAGTAACTAATTACTTGGAGGACGATGAAGATGAGGGTTGGAGTAATTGGATTAGGTGATATTGCTAAGAAGGCTTATCTGCCTGTTCTGACAGAACGAGAAAATATAGAATTAGTACTCTGCACTAGGAATGAAGCTGTACTCCAAAAGCTTGCTGAAAAATATCGAATTCAGGATAGAGTGCAAACAGTTGAGGAGCTGCTATTAAAAAACATAGAAGCTGCTTTTATCTCCACAATAACAGAGACTCATTTCCAAACAGCCGAACTATTGCTTCAGCACGGAATCCATGTGTATATAGACAAACCAGTGTCTTTACATCTGCATGAAACAGAGAGCATAGTCGAGCTTGCACATAAATATGGACTAATTGCCATGGTCGGCTTTAATCGCCGATTTATTCCTATGGTGGCAAGCTTAAAGGAAAAAGGCAAAGCTAATTTAATATTAATGCAAAAAAACCGCTTTGCATTGCCCGATATCCCAAGAAAAGTGGTGGTAGAAGACTTCATCCATGTTGTTGATACCTTGCGCTTTTTAATGGATGAAGAAGTCATTGCAGTTAATGTCGAGAGCTCTAAGACTGATGAAACCCTCAACCAGCTCATCGTTCAGCTTATCGGCAAAAACTGCATTGCCATCGGAATCATGAATCGAAATGGTGGAGTAACAGAGGAAATAATCGAGTATCATACTGGTCTTCACAAATATGTTGTTAGCAGTCTTGTTGAAACCGTTCATTATCATCATAAACAAATGAATGTGACGAAATTTGGCGATTGGGAGCCTACATTATTTAAACGGGGTTTTTACCAAATTACCGATCATTTTCTTGACTGTGTAGCAAATGAACAGATACCTGATCCGTCGATAGAGGATTCTCTTATAACACATCTTATTTGCGAGCAAATTGTTCAACGCATTAATAATTAAAAGCAGACAGCTGCCAGCTGTCTGCTTTTAATTATTTTGTTTTTATTTTACTTGTTTGCGGCGGCTCTTCCATCCAGCCATATTTAATCATAAGCTTTGCACCTTCATGGGCATATTCAAATACATCCTTCATGACAATTGAAAACTTGGCAGGCAGGTCATTTCTTAAGCTAAAGGCAGTTCCAAGTGAATTTCCTCCTAAGGAAAAACTGCAAAATAAGCTGATACAATACATCATAATTTTATCTGAAAAAGGTGCTATCGTAGATGTTGTCACATTCCCTCCTGAAAGCCCAGGAAGCTGGGTATCATTCTTTAAGATAATATCTCCCAGGCTTGTGGCAATCTCCTTGGCAAGCTCCCCTCCTTTAGCAAAATACTGACTAGTCTCTTTTTCCTTCGCGCACTGGGAAAAACCATTGATTACCTGCATTCCAATCAAGTTCGTTTCAATTGCATGGAACAAATGAGCAATTTCCACTGTATTTAATGCTCTTTTTTCATTGAACAAATTACTTCCACTTAAATAACTCTTTTCATTTACAAATTCGACCCCTTCTTCGACAGCTACATATGGGGCGCGCGGAAGCAGACCTTTTTCAAGCAAGTAAGATGTGCACCGGTCATAGTACTTTTGTGTTATTATTGTCATCTCTCTAAACAGCTGCATGATGTCACTCCGATAAGCCATCGTCAGATTGAGTGTATGCATGCCCATGCTGATTTCTTTTATGAGTCTGATAAACATAATGTCGAACCCATTATCGAACAGCTTTGGGGCTTCAGGGTTCACATCTTCACTGTTAAACCCTACCGGTACAGGCAGCTTTTCTTTTTCGTAAATTTTTCTTATTTTTTCACAATACGGTTTTGTTTCCTTATATAAATCAGTCATTATATCTTTTGCCTTTGGATCCTCTGCTTTATTAATGAGATATTCCAGCATACTGATAATCATTGTTTTTTGTTGATATGTCATCCAAAGTACGCCAATTTCTGATGACGTAATCGAAGGGTTATTTTGCATTTCCATTCCTCCATTATTTAGTTTCCGCCTGCTGTACTCATTCTTAATTACTATCATTGTTTGCTGTTGAGCTAAAAAAATACATAAACTAGTTAATTTGGCTATTGAATCATTTTGATACTTTTTTATAAAATAGTCATAATAAAGCGTTTTCATCATTAAAATTGTGTATATGGTTTTAAACAGCATTTCCGAGTAAGTCCAAGACTTGAGAGGAAGGATGATTTATCCTATGAAAATGGAAGCGTTTCCACCTGTTGAAGGCAATTATAATCTTGAAAACTATGATGTGATGTATGAACAATTTCAATGGCAACAAGCAGAAGAGCATTTTTCATGGCATACAACAGGAAAAGTCAACTTGGCTTATGAAGCGGTCGACCGACACGCAGAAGGTTCAAAAAAGGATAAACCAGCCCTTTGCTACCTCAGCAGCACACGAAATGAGACATACACATTTGGCGACTTAAAGCAGCTGACCAATAAGGCTGGCAATGTTTTAAGAGATAAAGCAAATGTAAAAAAGGGTGACCGTGTTTTCATCTTTATGCCCCGCTCACCAGAGCTTTATTTCGCCTTATTAGGAGCAATTAAAATCGGTGCAATTGTCGGCCCTTTATTTGAGGCATTCATGGAAGATGCAGTTAAAGACCGCCTTTATGACAGCTCTGCGAAAGTCCTCATCACAACCCCAGAGTTAATTGAAAGGGTGCCTGTCAAAGACCTTCCTGCCTTAGAAACGATTTTTCTCGTTGGAGAAAATTTGGAGGAGCAGAATAATTATCTTGATTACCAAAAGTATTTCCAGGAAGCATCAGATCAACTTGATATTGAGTGGGTGGACCGCGAGGATGGCTTAATACTTCACTACACTTCTGGTTCGACAGGTAAACCTAAAGGTATATTGCATGTCCATAATGCAATGATTCAGCACTATCAGACAGCAAAATGGGTGTTAGATTTACAGGAGGATGATATTTACTGGTGCACAGCTGACCCGGGCTGGGTAACAGGTACATCATATGGTATTTTTGGTCCTTGGCTAACTGGGACAACAAATATTGTGGTTGGCGGCCGCTTCAGTCCTGAGGGCTGGTATAAAACCATTGAAACTTTTGGTGTAACAGTTTGGTACAGTGCACCTACTTCCTTTCGCATGCTGATGGCTGCAGGTGAACCTAGCCATGATCTTTCCTCCTTAAGGCATGTCTTAAGCGTGGGAGAACCATTAAATCCAGAAGTAATCCGCTGGGGGGCAACAGCCTTCAAGCAAAGAATTCATGATACTTGGTGGATGACGGAAACTGGAGCACAGCTTATATGTAATTACCCATGCCTAGAAATAAAGCTAGGGTCAATGGGGAAGCCGCTTCCTGGCATAGAAGCAGCTATTCTTGATGATGAAGGCAACATCCTCCCTCCAAATCAGATGGGCAACTTGGCAATAAAAAAGGGATGGCCTTCCCTTATGCACACAGTTTGGAACAACCAGGAAAAGTACGACAGCTATTTCCCTGTCTCCGATTGGTATATCTCAGGCGACAGTGCTTACGTAGATGAAGATGGCTACTACTGGTTCCAAGGTCGTGTGGATGATGTCATCATGACTGCTGGAGAAAGGGTCGGGCCATTTGAAGTTGAAAGCAAGCTGATTGAATATCCTGCTGTCGCTGAAGCGGGTGTTATCGGTAAGCCTGACCCTATTAGAGGAGAAATCATTAAAGCCTTTGTTGCCCTTACCGATGGATATACAGAGTCAGATCAGCTAAAAGAGGAAATACGGCAGTTTGTAAAAACCGGTTTAGCAGCACATGCAGCACCAAGAGAGATTGAATTTTGCCAAAAGATTCCTAAAACAAGAAGCGGTAAAATAATGCGCCGCGTCTTGAAAGCTTGGGAGCTTGGTTTGCCTACTGGTGATTTATCAACATTGGATGATTAATAAAAAGCACCCCAATTGTCTGCAATTGGGGTGCGATTTTTGATTCTTAGGCTTCTTTTAATGTGCGCTTCAAGAATTCCTTTGTGCGCTCTTGAGTTGGGTTCAGGAAGATTTGCTCAGGAGTTCCCTGCTCTGCAATAACCCCTTTGTCCATAAATACGATACGGTCAGATACCTCTCTTGCAAACTCCATCTCATGTGTTACGATCAGCATTGTAAGTCCTGACTCAGCAAGCTCCTTCATTACTTTCAATACTTCTCCAACCATTTCTGGGTCAAGCGCTGAAGTAGGTTCATCAAAAAGCAAAACATCTGGCTCCATTGACAACGCTCTAGCAATAGCAACACGCTGTTTCTGTCCGCCTGACAGCTGTTTTGGTTTGGCATTTATATAGCGATCCATACCAACGACCTTCAAATACTTCATCGCTATCTTCTCTGCTTCCGCCTTTGAACGCTTCAACACCTTGATTTGACCTACCACACAATTGCTTAAAACATTATGGTTATTAAAGAGATTGAATTGCTGGAACACCATTCCTAATCTTCTTCGATAAGCAAATATATCATGTTTATCATCAAGGATATTCTCTCCATTAAAGATGATTTGACCACCGCTTGGCTTTTCTAAAATGTTGATACAGCGAAGAAGGGTCGATTTTCCGGAACCTGAAGAGCCAATAATGCTGACAACTTCTCCTTTGTTTACTGAGAAGTCAATGTCCTTTAACACTTCATGGCTGCCAAAGGCTTTGCTTAAATGCTGAATATCTATGACTTTTTCCATTGTCTCTCCTCCTTCTTTATTGCTTCATTCCTGGCTGTGCATCCAATTCCTCGCCAAGCATTTTGTAGTTATCTGGTCCTTCTAATTTTCTTTCGAAGTAAAGCAATATTCTCGTAACAATAAATGTCATCACAAAGTAGATGATACATGCTACAAAGAATGATTCAAAATATCTAAAGTTATTGCCTGCAACAGATTTTGTCATGAAAAACAGTTCGGAAACGGAAATAACGTTTAGTACAGACGTATCTTTAATATTAATGACGAACTGGTTACCTGTTGCCGGCAGGATGTTGCGGACTACTTGCGGCAAGACAACATTCATCATTGTTTGGAAATGATTCATGCCGACTGCTTGAGCTGCCTCAAACTGTCCCTTCTCAACAGACACGATTCCACCGCGGACGATTTCTGCCATATATGCTCCCGTATTAATGGATACAACAATTACCGCTGCAAACATTACATTCATATCGATGTTGAAAGCTAATGCAGAACCATAGTAAATGACCATTGCTTGTACAATCATAGGCGTTCCGCGGAAAATCTCAATATATATAGAAAGTATGATATTAATAACTTTTAGAATAAATTTTTTAAAGCCGCGCTCCGGCACAGGTATTGTGCGGACAATTCCAGCGACTAAACCGATAACTGCCCCAATAATTGTACCTATTAATGCGATGTAAAGCGTCATGCCTGCACCGCGAAGAAACATCGGCCAGTTTTCGGAAATAATTTTTACTATCCATTCAAAACTCATCGTTTTCCTCCATTATTCATCATAAAACCGACTGCACAAAAAGACAGCCGGTCTTATGTTATCATTATTTTGCTGCAGGTTGGTTTACAATTGCATCATCCATGATTTTCGTACGGTCTTCTTCTGAGATGCCTTTTAATATTTCATTGATTTTATCTTTAAGACCACTGTCTTTTTTAAGCCCTACAGCAATGGCTGTATCATCTTCTGATGTTTCAAAGCCATCTTTAAATTCAACCATTGCAAAGTTATCATTTGCATTGGAAGCACTAACTGCCTCTGGACGCTCTGATACATATCCATCAATTACACCTGACTCAAGAGCAACACGCATTGACGGGAAGTTATCCATTGCCGTCTGTTTAGAAACACCTTTAATTTGGTCAATAACAGAGTAATGGAAAGTATTCAGCTGTGCTGTCACTTTGGCGCCTTTAAAGTCTTGGATAGATGTTGCGCCATCATATTTACCACCTTTTTTAACAACCATCACCAAGTTGGACTTGTAATAGTTATCTGTAAAGTCAATTGTTTGTTTACGCTCTTCGGTAGGAGACATACCTGCAATAATTGCATCAATTTTACCTGAAGTAAGTGCTGGAACAAGTCCATCCCACTCCGTTTTGACAATTACTAGTTTTTTGCCTAAACCATCAGCGATTTTTTTCGCAACTTCTACATCATAGCCGCCCGCATATTCTGAAGTGCCGTCTATTTTGACTGCTCCGTTGGAATCATCGTTTTGTGTCCAGTTGAATGGTGCATAGCCTGCTTCTAGTCCTACTTTAAATGTATCTGCATCATCCCCGGATCCGGACCCATTGCTTGTCCCGCACCCAGCTAAGAGAATAATAGCTGAAAGCAACAATAAAAATAAAAATGGTGCTTTTTTCTTCATTTGTTTTCCCTCCACATGGTCTGTTAGGCGCCTAAACAAAAAGCGACCTGAGATACACTCAGGTCGCAATATTATAGTTGCCCTAAAGTCCTCTCTTTGTTTCCAATTGAGATAGCACAACTCAATAAACTGGGAGTTTATTGAGACAGTCCTGCAGCTATTAACTGCAGACCCAGCAAGCAATACCTGAGATCTATTGCTCACTTCGGCGATATTTCCTTCTCTTTAGCATCATTGCATTCTCAAGCTCCGCTTAAAGACTGTTAAATATCGCGCCTCTACCTCACTGAAAAAAAGTGAGGTCTAATTCATTCAGTTATATCTTTTAGGCTACATGATGCTGCTAAATCTGTCAACCTCGTTTTCCCGTGAATATATTGGAAATTCTGTGACAGAACGCGTTTTCTGCCTTTTTTACTATTTCCATTTCTGTTTGATTTATACATCTAAAGACCTACTTTATACACCAGAGCCAATCGAAGAAACAACCGAAAAGACAATTGCCCTTATAGCTGCAATCTTTCGCTTCTGCTGTTGTCTGGCCAACTACATAAATCTTATTATTTAGATAGCCGCTAAGCACCAGTTCTACATCCCCTGATTCCCAGTCAAAATCCTCTCGATCAAATTTGAACTGGCCTTTTTCTGCCTGCAATATTAGGCCTTTGCTGTCTAATTTAGGAGCAATTCCATTCAGTCTAATCGATGATACATCAAACTTTAAGGATTGATATTTTTTCGGCAAAGTTGCCTTCACCGTAAAGGTACCTTTATTCCCTTTAATCACTTTTGGCAACACTTCAAGTGATATAGGGACATAAACTTTAATTGTCTCTTCCTTTACAGTTGTCAGCCCAGCACCGTTTGTCAAACTTACACTTATCTTATATTCGCCAGGCTCGTTAAGTTGAACGGCATCACCTTTTTTATACGTTTTCCCATTAATAACAGCAATTTCAGTCGTTATTCCTGATAGATCATCACTGGCATCATAATCCAGTACAAATTTTGTGCCAAGTTCATAAAGAGATTGTTTATGGATTGTAAGGTCTGGTGCTGACTTGTCTATCTTGACTTCTGCTGTTTGCACTTCTTCATTATTGCCAGCAGCATCGACAGAGTAATAGGAGATTTCATTTGTTCCTTCTTTCTCCACTGTAAAGGCTGTTCCCTCCGCATACTCTGAGCCGTTGATAGAGTAGTATGTTTTTACAACTCCACTCATTTCATCTTTTGCAGTTAATGTGACTGCTACCTCTCTATTTGCCCAACCATCTTTAATATTGGCTTCAGTGGCTGGAGCTGACTTGTCTATCTTTACTTGTGCTGTTTTTACTTCCTCTTTATTGCCTGCAGCATCGACAGAGTAATAGGAGATTTCATTTGTTCCTTCTTTCTCCACTGTAAAGGCTGTTCCCTCCGCATACTCTGAGCCGTTGATAGAGTAGTATGTTTTTACAACTCCACTCATTTCATCTTTTGCAGTTAATGTGACTGCTACCTCTCTATTTGCCCAACCATCT
This DNA window, taken from Niallia sp. Man26, encodes the following:
- a CDS encoding DUF4084 domain-containing protein; translated protein: MERQNTIPLLSFTFTLLITVIYYIWLYLFQENQSVLTWGANILCVLGSCAASLWLLHAAKRSEQPVKTFWYLLFIGNMSYMLSEVSWFFQENILKQEIPFPSFLDVLYFIQVLAFFGAFLYHLSLVKRKLQVARFLFDVAILMTVAFTFSWHFIISPIINSAQMSHFALAITLAYPIGDLAVLAGVILVLFGPKSFLSGQSIFFILTGLIIYILADSWYFYLQYHDSYQSGDFVDPLFLLGTLLVGFTGNLYRNAPQKKIEVRKSNFMQRDVLRTAMPYVNVIILFIFMITNSEGMDALTIGTSVSILLVLLRQILIITENRRLVNSLYEQTEKAELNKQHYQSLFDYHPDAAFSMDLDGNFVSVNNAGTRMLGMANENIKGLASTTFLMSKEDEILKHYEKVRKGIPQVYEVAINSQYGHGYYSITNIPIVVKNKIVGIFGIGRDITAFKKNEAKIQFLAFHDPLTGLANRARFESYLLEAIEKAQERKEQLAVIFVDLDKFKSINDTLGHDIGDKLLLSVASRIKNSLPLADLAARQGGDEFTIVLKETTKESAEQYVKELLKSLKLPHDINGHQLISTPSIGVALYPDHGTTSVELMKKADTAMYQVKENGKGCYLFYSDAAKAYTRKLLLEKDMPYALENKEFFLHYQPLMDLSAGKITGTEALIRWKHPQLGLLLPGEFIPIAEESGFIHKLGAWVLMEACKQAKKWHDKGYYLKMGVNLSPKQFYQENLLTNVEQALAISKLDSSFLDLEITEQTAINNLQAVLPKLHALKALGVTISIDDFGTGYSSLSYLAEFPINTVKIAKEFINKLEENKSKETIISSIVDLAQNLNLDVLAEGVEEVNQALLLKSINCHAMQGYLFGRPCGSSEMEDLLNRQPDLSISD
- a CDS encoding amino acid ABC transporter ATP-binding protein, coding for MEKVIDIQHLSKAFGSHEVLKDIDFSVNKGEVVSIIGSSGSGKSTLLRCINILEKPSGGQIIFNGENILDDKHDIFAYRRRLGMVFQQFNLFNNHNVLSNCVVGQIKVLKRSKAEAEKIAMKYLKVVGMDRYINAKPKQLSGGQKQRVAIARALSMEPDVLLFDEPTSALDPEMVGEVLKVMKELAESGLTMLIVTHEMEFAREVSDRIVFMDKGVIAEQGTPEQIFLNPTQERTKEFLKRTLKEA
- the guaC gene encoding GMP reductase is translated as MDNVFDYEDIQLIPAKCIVDSRSECDTSVTLGGHTFRLPVVPANMQTIIDEKVAEYLAENGYFYIMHRFQPETRKAFIQDMQQKGYIASISVGVKEEEYGFVEELASENLVPEFITIDIAHGHSNAVIRMIKHIKQHLPASFVIAGNVGTPEAVRELENAGADATKVGIGPGKVCITKIKTGFGTGGWQLAALRWCAKAASKPIIADGGIRTHGDIAKSVRFGASMVMIGSLFAGHEESPGETFEKDGKLFKEYFGSASEFQKGEKKNVEGKKMYVEHKGSLQDTLIEMEQDLQSSISYAGGKKLDAIRNVDYVIVKNSIFNGDKVY
- a CDS encoding Gfo/Idh/MocA family oxidoreductase, yielding MRVGVIGLGDIAKKAYLPVLTERENIELVLCTRNEAVLQKLAEKYRIQDRVQTVEELLLKNIEAAFISTITETHFQTAELLLQHGIHVYIDKPVSLHLHETESIVELAHKYGLIAMVGFNRRFIPMVASLKEKGKANLILMQKNRFALPDIPRKVVVEDFIHVVDTLRFLMDEEVIAVNVESSKTDETLNQLIVQLIGKNCIAIGIMNRNGGVTEEIIEYHTGLHKYVVSSLVETVHYHHKQMNVTKFGDWEPTLFKRGFYQITDHFLDCVANEQIPDPSIEDSLITHLICEQIVQRINN
- the acsA gene encoding acetate--CoA ligase — its product is MKMEAFPPVEGNYNLENYDVMYEQFQWQQAEEHFSWHTTGKVNLAYEAVDRHAEGSKKDKPALCYLSSTRNETYTFGDLKQLTNKAGNVLRDKANVKKGDRVFIFMPRSPELYFALLGAIKIGAIVGPLFEAFMEDAVKDRLYDSSAKVLITTPELIERVPVKDLPALETIFLVGENLEEQNNYLDYQKYFQEASDQLDIEWVDREDGLILHYTSGSTGKPKGILHVHNAMIQHYQTAKWVLDLQEDDIYWCTADPGWVTGTSYGIFGPWLTGTTNIVVGGRFSPEGWYKTIETFGVTVWYSAPTSFRMLMAAGEPSHDLSSLRHVLSVGEPLNPEVIRWGATAFKQRIHDTWWMTETGAQLICNYPCLEIKLGSMGKPLPGIEAAILDDEGNILPPNQMGNLAIKKGWPSLMHTVWNNQEKYDSYFPVSDWYISGDSAYVDEDGYYWFQGRVDDVIMTAGERVGPFEVESKLIEYPAVAEAGVIGKPDPIRGEIIKAFVALTDGYTESDQLKEEIRQFVKTGLAAHAAPREIEFCQKIPKTRSGKIMRRVLKAWELGLPTGDLSTLDD
- a CDS encoding amino acid ABC transporter permease translates to MSFEWIVKIISENWPMFLRGAGMTLYIALIGTIIGAVIGLVAGIVRTIPVPERGFKKFILKVINIILSIYIEIFRGTPMIVQAMVIYYGSALAFNIDMNVMFAAVIVVSINTGAYMAEIVRGGIVSVEKGQFEAAQAVGMNHFQTMMNVVLPQVVRNILPATGNQFVINIKDTSVLNVISVSELFFMTKSVAGNNFRYFESFFVACIIYFVMTFIVTRILLYFERKLEGPDNYKMLGEELDAQPGMKQ
- a CDS encoding transporter substrate-binding domain-containing protein produces the protein MKKKAPFLFLLLLSAIILLAGCGTSNGSGSGDDADTFKVGLEAGYAPFNWTQNDDSNGAVKIDGTSEYAGGYDVEVAKKIADGLGKKLVIVKTEWDGLVPALTSGKIDAIIAGMSPTEERKQTIDFTDNYYKSNLVMVVKKGGKYDGATSIQDFKGAKVTAQLNTFHYSVIDQIKGVSKQTAMDNFPSMRVALESGVIDGYVSERPEAVSASNANDNFAMVEFKDGFETSEDDTAIAVGLKKDSGLKDKINEILKGISEEDRTKIMDDAIVNQPAAK
- a CDS encoding DUF3231 family protein produces the protein MQNNPSITSSEIGVLWMTYQQKTMIISMLEYLINKAEDPKAKDIMTDLYKETKPYCEKIRKIYEKEKLPVPVGFNSEDVNPEAPKLFDNGFDIMFIRLIKEISMGMHTLNLTMAYRSDIMQLFREMTIITQKYYDRCTSYLLEKGLLPRAPYVAVEEGVEFVNEKSYLSGSNLFNEKRALNTVEIAHLFHAIETNLIGMQVINGFSQCAKEKETSQYFAKGGELAKEIATSLGDIILKNDTQLPGLSGGNVTTSTIAPFSDKIMMYCISLFCSFSLGGNSLGTAFSLRNDLPAKFSIVMKDVFEYAHEGAKLMIKYGWMEEPPQTSKIKTK